A genomic segment from Labrus bergylta chromosome 3, fLabBer1.1, whole genome shotgun sequence encodes:
- the tmod2 gene encoding tropomodulin-2, whose product MALSFKKDLDKYKDLDEDEILNKLSAEELKQLETALEEMDPENALLPAGMRQKDQTEKKATGSFNRDGLLKYLEKEAMEYKDRDDIVPFTGERKGKAFVPKQKPIETRQEEVTKLDPELEEALSSATDTELCDLAAILGVHTLVTSTQTYDGTGSKAGYNNVIKGEKMNPVFDEPPNPTNVEDTLQRIKSNDSSLTEVNLNNIKNIPIPTLKDFAKAMEKNTQVKKFSLAATRSNDPIAVAFSEMLRENKTLQSLNLETNFITGAGVQALVDALRDNDTLTEIKIDNQRQQLGTTVEMEIAKMLEENNSIVKFGYHFNQQGPRSRAAAAITKNNDLIRKKRVEGDL is encoded by the exons ATGGCGTTGTCGTTCAAGAAGGATCTGGACAAGTACAAGGATCTTGACGAAGATGAAATCCTCAACAAACTGTCGGCGGAGGAGCTTAAACAGCTGGAGACGGCCCTCGAGGAGATGGACCCTGAG AATGCTCTTCTCCCAGCCGGCATGCGTCAGAAAGACCAGACGGAAAAGAAAGCAACAGGATCGTTTAACAGAGACGGCCTCCTCAAATACCTGGAGAAGGAAGCCATGGAGTACAAGGACAGAGATGACATAGTGCCCTTcactggagagagaaaag GTAAAGCATTTGTTCCTAAGCAGAAGCCCATAGAAACACGTCAGGAAGAAGTCACAAAGCTGGATCCAGAATTAGAGGAAGCCCTGTCCAGTGCCACAGATACTGAACTGTGTGATTTAGCAG CGATCCTGGGTGTTCACACATTGGTCACCAGTACTCAGACATATGACGGGACTGGGAGCAAAGCGGGTTACAACA ATGTGATCAAAGGGGAGAAGATGAACCCGGTGTTTGACGAGCCTCCAAATCCCACTAATGTAGAAGATACTCTGCAGAGGATAAAAAGCAATGACAGCTCCTTAACAGAGGTCAACCTCAACAATATAAAg AACATTCCAATTCCAACGCTGAAGGACTTTGCCAAAGCCATGGAGAAGAACACTCAAGTCAAGAAGTTCAGCCTGGCAGCAACACGGAGTAATGACCCGATTGCTGTG GCGTTCAGCGAGATGCTGAGGGAGAACAAGACGTTGCAAAGTTTGAACCTCGAGACCAACTTCATCACTGGGGCCGGGGTGCAGGCTTTGGTTGACGCGCTGCGAGACAatgacacactcacagagatcAAGATAGACAACCAG aggcAGCAGCTGGGTACCACCGTAGAGATGGAGATCGCTAAGATGTTGGAAGAGAACAACAGCATAGTAAAGTTTGGCTACCACTTCAACCAGCAA